Proteins found in one Canis aureus isolate CA01 chromosome 19, VMU_Caureus_v.1.0, whole genome shotgun sequence genomic segment:
- the CEP15 gene encoding centrosomal protein 15: MTSLLAQEIRLSKRHKEIISQRLMLLQQMEDKFIDKNKEKASQMKAAETAFKRNLSLLMDIEAAEKSLQTRIHSIPSPEVVSLETLYWASVEEYIPKWEQFLLGRAPYPIGVENENEAENTIQNEAQG, translated from the exons ATGACTTCCTTGTTGGCTCAAGAAATTCGCCTTTCTAAAAGGCACAAAGAAat aaTATCACAAAGATTAATGTTACTTCAACAAATGGAGGATAAATTTATagataaaaacaaggaaaaggcaTCTCAAATGAAAGCAGCTGAGACTGCTTTTAAAAGGAACCTTAGTCTTTTAATG GACATAGAAGCAGCAGAAAAGTCTCTACAGACCCGGATTCACTCAATTCCATCACCAGAGGTGGTTTCTCTTGAG actcttTACTGGGCATCAGTAGAAGAATATATTCCCAAATGGGAACAGTTTCTTTTAGGAAGAGCACCATATCCTATCGGTGTTGAAAATGAAAACGAAGCAGAAAATACCATTCAAAATGAGGCTCAGGGATAA